A segment of the Curtobacterium sp. MCSS17_007 genome:
TGGTCGACCGCACGTTCTCGCGCGTGTAGTCGGGGAGCGACGACACCGTGATGTCGGTGTCCTCGTACACGTCGGACAGGGCGATCGGGCCGATCGACTGCTGGACGCCCTGGTAGATCGCCACCGTGCCGCGGTCGACCCCGACGTAGTAGTGCGCCTGGGTGATCCGCCAGCCGAGGAACACCGCACCGACGAGCGCGGCGACGGCGACCACGAGCGCGACGGACCACGCGACGCGACGCCGGATGCGCCGGCGACGGTCCTCGGCGATGAGTTCGGCGAAGTACTGGTCCGACTCGGGTTCGAAGTGCGAGTCCTCGGGTGCGGTGGTGACCTTGAGGGGGTGGAGGAGGATCGTGGGGAGGCGGATCGGCTTGCGACCGGTCGACGCCTCGAACGTGAGCGGTGCCGCCGCGGAGCCGACGGTCGTCGCCGCGTCGTCGTCGTCCTCGGGCTCGGTGTCCGTGACGTCCATCACGACGACCGTCACGTTGTCCGGCGCACCGTGGTCGAGGGTCTCCTTGACCAAGCGCTGCGTGACCTGGTTGGCGTCCATGTTCGACGCGAGGGCGTGGCGGATCCGTTCCTCGGCCAGGTACGACGACAGGCCGTCGGAGCAGAGCAGCCAGCGGTCGCCGGTCTGGATGTCCATGACGGCGGTGTCGACCTCGGGCGCGGCGTCGACGTCGCCGAGCACGCGCATGAGCACGGACCGGCGCGGGTGGACGGCGGCTTCTTCCGGGGTGATCCGCCCGCTGTCGACCAGGCGCTGCACGAAGGTGTGGTCCGAGGTGATCTGCTGGAGTTCGCCGTCGCGCATCCGGTAGATCCGGGAGTCGCCGATGTGGGCGATGGCGATCTGCTCGCCGACCCGGATCAGCGCGGACACCGTGGTGCCCATGCCGGTGAGCTCCTGGTGTTCGAAGACCGTCTCGGTGATGAGCTGGTTCGCGGCGATGAGCGCGGACTGCAGGGCGAACTCCGCGTCGTGTGCCGAGGGGAACTCCCGGTCGACCTCGCGGATCCGGCGGATGGCGATGGCCGAGGCGACGTCGCCGCCGGCGTGTCCGCCCATGCCGTCCGCCACCGCGAACAGGTGCGTGCCGGCGTAGCCGGAGTCCTGGTTGTTGGCGCGGATGCGCCCCACGTGGGACACAGCGGCGCTCAGCGTGCGAGCCGTCATGTCCCGGTTACCGCCGCAGCTCGAACGTCGTCGTCCCGATCGTGATCGGCGTCCGCTCCGCGACGGTCACGGGGGCGGTCACCTTCTGACCGTCGACGAACGTGCCGTTCGTGGACTCGAGGTCGGACAGGACCCAGCCCTCGGCGCGGAGGTCGAGGCGGGCGTGGTTGGTCGAGGTGTAGTCGTCGCGGATGACGACGTTCGACTCGCTGGAGCGTCCGATCGTGATCGGGCCGCCCCCGAGGGGCATCTCCAGGCCCTCGCGCGACCCCTCGGTGATGACGAGCCGGGTCGGGACACCGGTGGCCGCGGTGGGCTGCTGCCCGCCGCTCGGTCGGCCGATGAGCTCGGTGGAGGCGCCTGCCGCCGCGGGTGCCACCGCGGCGTTCGCGGGCACGGCGGGGGTCGTCGGACCGGACGCGCCGGCCTTCGGGTCGGTCGGGATGGTGCGGACGCGCTGGCCGAACAGGTCGCTCCGCAGGGCGAAGACGATCACGAACACGAACAGCCACAGCACCGCGAGGAAGGCGAAGCGCAGGACGAGCAGGGTCAGTCCCGTGGTCATCGAGCACCTCCGTCGCTCTCGGGGATCACCCGGAACACCATACGGGTACGACCGATCTCGATGGTGGAGTCGGGCTCGACGATGGCCTGCTGGAAGCGCTCGCCGTTCAACTTCGAGCCGTTCGTGGAGCCGAGGTCGTTCGCCTGGGCATGCTTGCCGTCCCAGATCAGCTCGACGTGCTTGCGGCTCGTGCCGGTGTCGGCGACGGTGATGTCGGCGTCCGTGCCCCGACCGATCACGGTGCGCCCACGGTGCAGCCGGTGTCGCTGCGAGCCGATGTCGAGCACGGCCACCCAGGCGACGTCGCGCTGGACGGTGGACGAGTCGATCTCCAGGATCCCGGTGGACAGCGTGCCGTCCTGCTGCAGGGTGATCGAGACCGGACCCGAGAACGAGTAGTTCTGCGCGACCGCGTGCTGCTGGACCATCTGGGACAGCTCGTCGATGAGCGGTCGGCCGATGTCGCTCATGCGTGAGTGGTCCGGCGGGGCGAGCCGCACCGTGAACTCGTTCGGCACGAGGATCCGCTCGCGGGAGACGACGGCGGCCTTGGTGTCGAGCTCCCGCCGCAGGGCGCTGGAGATCTCGACGGGCTGCACGCCGGAGCGGAAGGTCTTCGCGAACGCGCCGTTGACGGCGCGCTCCAACCCTCGCTCGAAGCTGTCCAAGAGGCCCATGTGTCTCCGTGTTCGTCGGTCAGGGACCACTGCATGGTAGTGGGTGGCGCTCCTGCCCGTCTGTGCGTGGTCACGGAGCCCCTTCGATGCGTGCTAGTGTTGCCGGGCTGGCGCGAGTGGCGGAATTGGTAGACGCGCACGGTTCAGGTCCGTGTGCTGGAAACGGCGTGGGGGTTCAAGTCCCCCCTCGCGCACCAGGAGAGAGAGAAGGCCTCCGGAGGAATCCGGGGGCCTTCTCGCGTTCCGGCCGCCGTCGTGCGCCGGCCCCGTGGGCCCGGCCCCGTCGCGCCGGCCGGGAGGCACGGATCACCGCCGCCACGAGCCTCCCGTCCGTCCCGGAGCGGC
Coding sequences within it:
- a CDS encoding FHA domain-containing protein, encoding MTTGLTLLVLRFAFLAVLWLFVFVIVFALRSDLFGQRVRTIPTDPKAGASGPTTPAVPANAAVAPAAAGASTELIGRPSGGQQPTAATGVPTRLVITEGSREGLEMPLGGGPITIGRSSESNVVIRDDYTSTNHARLDLRAEGWVLSDLESTNGTFVDGQKVTAPVTVAERTPITIGTTTFELRR
- a CDS encoding DUF3662 and FHA domain-containing protein, whose product is MGLLDSFERGLERAVNGAFAKTFRSGVQPVEISSALRRELDTKAAVVSRERILVPNEFTVRLAPPDHSRMSDIGRPLIDELSQMVQQHAVAQNYSFSGPVSITLQQDGTLSTGILEIDSSTVQRDVAWVAVLDIGSQRHRLHRGRTVIGRGTDADITVADTGTSRKHVELIWDGKHAQANDLGSTNGSKLNGERFQQAIVEPDSTIEIGRTRMVFRVIPESDGGAR
- a CDS encoding Stp1/IreP family PP2C-type Ser/Thr phosphatase, which translates into the protein MTARTLSAAVSHVGRIRANNQDSGYAGTHLFAVADGMGGHAGGDVASAIAIRRIREVDREFPSAHDAEFALQSALIAANQLITETVFEHQELTGMGTTVSALIRVGEQIAIAHIGDSRIYRMRDGELQQITSDHTFVQRLVDSGRITPEEAAVHPRRSVLMRVLGDVDAAPEVDTAVMDIQTGDRWLLCSDGLSSYLAEERIRHALASNMDANQVTQRLVKETLDHGAPDNVTVVVMDVTDTEPEDDDDAATTVGSAAAPLTFEASTGRKPIRLPTILLHPLKVTTAPEDSHFEPESDQYFAELIAEDRRRRIRRRVAWSVALVVAVAALVGAVFLGWRITQAHYYVGVDRGTVAIYQGVQQSIGPIALSDVYEDTDITVSSLPDYTRENVRSTINATSLSDARDIVDRLRKAAETGQDQAGTGGDGASSSSPSPSRSAPPSDSASPSASPENR